A single window of Novipirellula aureliae DNA harbors:
- a CDS encoding dihydrodipicolinate synthase family protein, with product MNQDRRQLRGIVPPLITPLAQRDELDLEGLERLLDRVIDAGVAGIFILGTTGEAPSLSYRLRREMIRKTLGIVNGRVPVLVGVTDTAFVESVELAKDAADCGASAAVLTTPYYFPAGQTELTAYVQEIAPRIPLPLMLYNMPDLTKVWFEIDTLGKLSRIESIVGVKDSSGDLGYFAQLCKLKLKRPDWSILIGPEAKLVEAHRLGGDGGVCGGANVLPQLFVECHRALCSGDDQTVAEKQAQILVFQKIYDIGKYASRHIKATKSALSLLGICSDLPADPFHRFLDPQRESVAKILRSMNVLTETESRSQSLSDLCDIHEKGTLRE from the coding sequence ATGAACCAAGATCGACGCCAACTGCGAGGCATCGTGCCGCCATTGATCACGCCGCTTGCGCAGCGAGATGAACTCGACCTAGAAGGATTGGAAAGACTTCTTGATCGTGTCATCGATGCCGGCGTGGCTGGAATCTTCATTCTCGGAACCACTGGCGAGGCACCGAGTCTGAGTTACCGACTACGGCGTGAGATGATTCGGAAAACCTTGGGAATCGTGAACGGCCGTGTACCAGTGCTAGTCGGAGTGACGGACACCGCGTTTGTCGAATCGGTCGAACTAGCGAAAGACGCAGCGGATTGCGGTGCATCGGCCGCCGTTCTGACGACACCCTACTATTTCCCTGCCGGACAGACCGAGCTGACCGCCTATGTTCAGGAGATCGCTCCACGGATTCCGCTGCCGTTGATGCTCTACAACATGCCTGATCTGACAAAAGTCTGGTTTGAGATCGACACGCTCGGCAAACTGTCACGTATCGAATCGATTGTCGGCGTAAAAGACAGTAGTGGTGACCTTGGCTACTTTGCTCAGCTCTGCAAGTTGAAGCTGAAGCGTCCCGATTGGTCAATCCTGATCGGTCCCGAAGCTAAATTGGTCGAAGCTCATCGGCTTGGCGGTGACGGCGGCGTTTGCGGCGGTGCCAACGTGTTGCCCCAACTGTTCGTCGAGTGCCATCGAGCACTATGCAGTGGCGACGACCAGACCGTTGCAGAGAAGCAAGCTCAGATCCTTGTCTTCCAAAAGATATATGACATCGGGAAATACGCATCGCGTCACATCAAGGCGACCAAGTCCGCATTGTCACTACTTGGTATTTGTAGCGACCTGCCTGCAGATCCGTTTCATCGATTCCTAGATCCTCAACGCGAAAGCGTCGCGAAGATTTTGCGAAGTATGAACGTGCTAACCGAAACCGAATCTCGATCGCAAAGCCTATCGGATCTGTGCGACATTCACGAAAAAGGAACGCTCCGCGAATGA
- a CDS encoding DUF3748 domain-containing protein, which yields MNSSVERQLTHAPYGHLLTNAGTWSADGQWIVYDIRSTADGSDFNGTRIERVNTKSGRVEILYQSQADACCGVVTASPTDDRIVFIHGPENPTSDWTYNACHRRGVIVRMDDPETAITLDARDLTPPFTAGALRGGSHVHTFSPDGKWIAFTYEDHLLWTLGDSGTHDVNQRGIGISVPAGPVVVGRGHARNHDGSHFTVLVTRTANHPIPGSDEISRAFEDGWVGLDGYLRLDGKRQHRAIAFQGQVVTAEGESVSEAFIVDLPEDLTREQGAPLEGTATTRPAPPDGVVQRRLTFTSDRKHPGIQGVRHWLRSSPDGTQIAFLMKDDQGIVQLWTVSPNGGSPKQLTDNPNDIASAFTWSCDGQWIAHAMDQDVCVTNASTGETVRLTQQSNAGQAPSVPSPKDSRAGSLRHPPRPEAFVFSPDGKRIAYVRPVTANGQTWNQIFVCEVSDQ from the coding sequence TTGAATTCGTCTGTCGAGCGACAACTGACGCACGCCCCCTATGGACATCTATTGACAAACGCCGGGACATGGTCGGCGGATGGGCAATGGATTGTGTACGATATTCGAAGCACTGCGGACGGCAGTGACTTTAACGGTACCCGCATTGAACGAGTCAACACGAAAAGCGGTAGAGTAGAGATTCTTTATCAATCGCAAGCGGATGCTTGTTGTGGTGTGGTTACCGCTTCACCTACCGACGATCGTATCGTCTTCATCCACGGTCCCGAGAATCCAACGTCCGATTGGACCTACAACGCTTGTCATCGCCGAGGGGTCATCGTCCGAATGGACGATCCGGAAACAGCAATCACTTTGGATGCCCGCGATCTGACGCCTCCGTTCACCGCCGGAGCGCTGCGTGGCGGATCCCATGTGCATACCTTTTCACCTGACGGCAAATGGATAGCCTTCACCTACGAGGACCATCTACTTTGGACATTGGGAGATTCTGGCACGCATGACGTGAACCAGCGTGGTATCGGCATTAGCGTGCCGGCAGGTCCAGTCGTTGTCGGGCGTGGGCATGCTCGCAACCACGACGGGTCGCATTTCACCGTCCTAGTCACACGTACCGCGAATCATCCGATACCAGGGTCCGATGAAATCAGCCGTGCTTTTGAGGACGGATGGGTGGGCCTCGACGGCTATCTTCGCCTCGATGGCAAACGCCAACATCGAGCGATCGCTTTTCAAGGACAAGTCGTTACGGCGGAGGGTGAGTCGGTCAGCGAAGCCTTTATCGTTGACCTGCCAGAGGATCTAACTCGTGAACAGGGTGCCCCCTTGGAAGGAACAGCTACCACTCGCCCGGCTCCGCCCGATGGCGTTGTACAAAGACGGCTAACCTTTACTTCGGACCGCAAGCATCCAGGCATTCAAGGAGTTCGGCATTGGTTGCGAAGTTCACCCGACGGCACTCAGATCGCTTTCTTAATGAAGGATGACCAGGGCATCGTCCAACTTTGGACCGTTTCACCAAACGGCGGTTCGCCAAAGCAACTCACCGATAACCCAAATGACATCGCTTCGGCATTCACTTGGAGCTGCGACGGCCAGTGGATCGCTCACGCCATGGATCAAGACGTGTGCGTTACCAATGCAAGTACCGGAGAAACCGTTCGGCTAACGCAGCAATCCAACGCGGGGCAAGCACCCAGCGTACCGTCACCAAAGGACTCCCGGGCTGGCAGCCTACGCCACCCGCCGCGTCCTGAAGCATTCGTGTTTTCACCCGATGGAAAACGGATTGCTTATGTCCGGCCGGTAACCGCGAACGGGCAAACCTGGAACCAAATCTTTGTTTGTGAGGTTAGTGATCAATGA